The archaeon BMS3Bbin15 genome contains the following window.
ACAAAGTAAGGATAAAGAAAATAGAGCCAAAAATCGCCACAAAGGTTAAGCTTGCTCCAACTGAGCCGCTGAGAATAGTGGGCGGTGAAACATATCTAAAATCATATCTTGAGAACAGAGCTATAGCCAGGGGCGACATTATTGATTTAAATATAATGGGAAGGAAGATTGGCCTGGTAGCTGTAGCAATCCAGCCCCGTGCTGATGCAGTGATAATAAACTATTCAACAGAGATTGAAATAAGTGAAAAACCTGCAGGTGAGATTAAAGAGTCAAAAATTCCCAGAGTTGCTTATGAAGATATAGGCGGCCTCAGAGAGGAAATAAGAAAAGTCAGAGAAATGATAGAGCTTCCTCTCAAATATCCTGAGGTTTTTGAGCGCCTCGGTGTGGAAGCTCCCAAGGGTGTGCTCCTTTATGGCCCACCAGGCACAGGCAAAACACTCCTTGCCAGAGCAGTCGCAAATGAGACAGATGCCGACTTCCACAGTATATCCGGCCCGGAAATAATGAGCAAATTTTACGGGGAAAGTGAGGAGAACCTCAGGAAGGTATTCGAGGAAGCAAAGGAGAATGCTCCAAGTATAATTTTCATTGATGAACTGGATGCAATAGCTCCTAAAAGAGAGGAGGTAACTGGCGAGGTTGAGCGCAGAGTTGTTGCCCAGCTTCTCTCACTTATGGATGGCCTTGAAAGCAGAGGAGAAGTTGTTGTCATAGGTGCAACAAACAGGCCTGATGCCATAGACCCTGCTCTGAGAAGACCCGGCAGGTTTGACAGGGAGATAGTAATAGGCGTGCCTGACAGAAATGCAAGAAAGGAAATTCTGCAGATTCACACAAGAGGTATGCCCCTTCCAGAGGACGAAGAAGAGAAAACAAAAATAATAGAACACTTTGCTAACAAGACCCATGGCTTTGTTGGTGCAGATTTAGAGGCACTCTGTAAAGAGGCTGCCATGCGCTCTCTCAGAAGAATACTCCCTGAGATAGACTTTGAGCTTGAAACAATACCTGCTGACATACTTGAAAAGATTCAGGTCGGCTATAATGACTTTCAGGAAGCTTTCATGGACATAGAACCCAGTGCCATGCGTGAAGTTCTTGTTGAAGTGCCTGATGTAAACTGGAGTGATATAGGTGGTCTTGATGATGCAAAACAGGAACTCAAGGAAGCTGTTGAGTGGCCTCTTAAGTATCCCGAGATTTTTGAATACATGGATGCCAGCCCTCCAAATGGTATTCT
Protein-coding sequences here:
- the ftsH_2 gene encoding ATP-dependent zinc metalloprotease FtsH; translation: MKDLELKVAEARSNDVGRGIARIDPLVMDKLGITTGDVVQITGKKSTVAICWPGYPEDEGFGIIRIDGFARRNAGIGIDDKVRIKKIEPKIATKVKLAPTEPLRIVGGETYLKSYLENRAIARGDIIDLNIMGRKIGLVAVAIQPRADAVIINYSTEIEISEKPAGEIKESKIPRVAYEDIGGLREEIRKVREMIELPLKYPEVFERLGVEAPKGVLLYGPPGTGKTLLARAVANETDADFHSISGPEIMSKFYGESEENLRKVFEEAKENAPSIIFIDELDAIAPKREEVTGEVERRVVAQLLSLMDGLESRGEVVVIGATNRPDAIDPALRRPGRFDREIVIGVPDRNARKEILQIHTRGMPLPEDEEEKTKIIEHFANKTHGFVGADLEALCKEAAMRSLRRILPEIDFELETIPADILEKIQVGYNDFQEAFMDIEPSAMREVLVEVPDVNWSDIGGLDDAKQELKEAVEWPLKYPEIFEYMDASPPNGILLFGPPGTGKTMLAKAVANESEANFISVKGPEFLSKWVGESEKAVRETFKKARQAAPCVVFMDEIDSIVPARGAGLGSHVTERVVSQILTELDGLEELRGVVVIGATNRPDIIDPALLRPGRFDRLVYIPPPDKKARLEIFKLHTKNKPLAEDVNFEEMVENTEGYTGADIASVCNEAVMLAIREFIKEGKTLEKETVKKQLMLHKKHFESAIKKIRSISKEELRSYEEVAKKFHEA